ACAATGGTAAATAAAATCAGGGATATAAAGGCAAAGCAGAAACTGAAAAAAGCCCTGGAAACCCGGAGAATTAGAAGAAAAAGCCTTGATGTTGAATTCCATGTAAAGATAAAAGAAGGAGAGCCCATTGTACTTGAGGTAATAAGCAGAGGAAAGAAGCTAAGTATAAAATCAAAAAATCCTGTTTTGAAGGCAAGAAAGAATCCTGTTCAGGAGATGGAGATAGTCAGGTGGCTTGAAAAGACAGGTCTTCATTTTATAAATGTAAAAAGAGTAAATGTAGAGTTAAAGGGCAGACCTTTTCTACTTCCAGGGGAGTTCAAGGCTTTGCGGAGGCGCCTTCTTGAGTGTCTGGTTTTACAGAAAAAGCAATGCAAACAGGAGGAGGGAAAAACAATTGAATATGAAGATTACCCGGGTGAGGAGATTATCCCTGAAAATAACCCCAGGGTTGGAATTATTGTTGAAAATGCTGAAAAGGTAAGGGAACTATCCGGAAAGGGCTGGGATATACTTTACTATGACTGTCTTTATGGACTTTCTGAAAAGGTTATTTCCAGGAAGTTACAGGAAATTCTTGAAGTAAATGAGCTATGCAGGAGAGAGAATAAAGAGTTTGTTCTGAAACTGCCAAGAATCACACATGACAGCTTTTTCGGATACTTCGGTAAGCTTCTGGCTGAACTGAAGGAAAGGGGAATAGACAAATATCAGATATCCAACCCGGGGCAGGCATTGTTTATTAAAAGAGCTTTCAAGGATGCTCATATTTTTGCCGACACATCCTTTAATGTTACAAATCATTTTACTGTACTGTACCTGGAGTCCTTTGTAGAAAGGATATCGCTGTCTCTGGAGTTGGAAAGAGAGCAGATAAAAGAGCTTGTAAAGATAAGGTTTGCTCTTGGTAAGGATTCACTTAAACCCTTTTCTAAAGGTTCAGGAGTTCTTGAAGTTCTTATATGGGGATATCCTGAAGCCATGATAACCAGAAACTGTATTTTGAATACATCCCTGGAGGGCACCCGGGGCGGCTCCTGCTCTAAGCCCTGTATTGAAGGTGAATATTCCATAATAGACAAAAAAGGAAGGAATTACAGAGTTATCCCTGATAAGGATTGCCGTAATCACATACTTAATTTTGAAGAAAGGGATTGGATATCCCATACAAAAGAGCTGCTATCTTCAGGAATATCCCTTTTAACCCTTGACGGCCGCTATGCAGGTATAGAATATGTCCGGAATCAGTTGAAGAGATTGGAGAATGCTCTGGAAAATCTTTGAGGTAAGAGCTACCCTTCATGCTTCACACTTTCGGCAGTTGATAGAAAATTCTCAGCCATCTTTGGATAGGAAAGAATATGCAGATGGAGATAGCTGGCAAGGGTATTTCTGAGTATAATACCGTCTTTACTGTCACCAACACCCTTACCTCTGAGCACCTTATATGCAAACTTCAGTTTTCCTGTAGGCACAACTTTTGAGTGATGAAATTCATGTCCCAGAAGAATATCTCCTCTATCAGCTATGGGATTACTCTCCTCGACTCTGCTTCTAACATAGCCCAGAGCCTGAAATTTCTTCTTCATCTCAGTTTTCAATGGCAGTACACCAGTCATTTCATACTCATCGCCTTCTTTTGTGTTTATGCTCTCACCAAGGTACATGAGTCCGCCGCATTCAGCATAGCAGGGTTTGCCGGAACTGCAGAATTCATAGATTTCTTCTTTCATTGAAGAATTTCTTTCAAGATGAGAAGCCTGAACTTCAGGGAAACCTCCCCCTATATAGAGGGCATCCAATTCTGGTAACCTTCTGTCATTAATTGTATCAAAATTTACTATCTCTGCACCGGCAGAAGAAAGGGCATCTATATTATCCTGATAGTAGAAATTGAAGGCACTATCTCTGGCTACTCCTACTCTGAGATTCAATTTTTTCTTCTGAATGAATAGCGGATTTTCTCTATATTCCTCAATTTCTCTGGCATTCTGGGCTATGTCTATCAGCTTTTCAATATCTATGCTCTTCTCCATAATATCAGCCAGAGAATCAAAAAGCTCCTCAAGCTTCTCTCTCTCATAGGCAGGAACCAGACCCAGGTGCCTTTCAGGTATTGTTAGACTGCTATTTCTGTATACGACTCCGAGCACCTTCATCCCTGCCAGTTGTTCAATAGCGGTTTTAGCTTTATAGGCATGCCTTGGATTTCCTGCCCTGTTTAAAATTGCTCCTGCGAGATTTAAATTCTTATCAAACAGCTTATAACCCAGAACAAAGGCTGCTGCAGTTCTCGAAATCCTCTCAATATTTGCAACCAGTACAACCGGAGTCTTCAAAATTCTGGCTGCATCTGCTGTACTGCCTTCAGGGTCAAGAGCATTGTGGCTGTCATATAGTCCCATAGTGCCCTCAATAACTGAAATATCTGCTCCTCTGGAGCCCCTGACAAGAACCTCCACCATATCCTCGGGGCTCATCATAAAACCGTCAATATTTCTTCCTGTTCTCCCTGTTGCAAAATGATGATAACTCGGGTCTATAAAATCAGGCCCAATCTTGAAAGGTTGAACTTTATAACCTCTGTTTCTCAACGCACGCATTATTCCAATAGAAATTACTGTCTTTCCAGCTCTGCTGGATGTGCCTGAGATTAAAATTCTGGGTATATCCATCTGAAGAGAAGTTTCCTCTAACTATAATAAAAAATTTATGATTTCTTTCTGTAGAGCACTTCTTCCCTTTTCCTTATCTCAAGCACTCTGTGATATGGAATATATACCTCTCTGCCGTGGTGGAGAAACACAAAGTAGCCCCTGTCAAACCTCTCGACTTCAGTAGCCTTTACTGTTCTTCTGTCATTAGGAGCACCTCTGTGGAGGTAAACTATTTCCACGTCCTCAAGGCTCTTCTCCGGATGCCACCTGAGTTCATCAAGGAGTTTTTTCACCATAGAATTACAGTTTTTTATACCTTTTATCAATTGTAAAATCTATGTTTACATGAGGTTGACGTGGAACTGATATTTTTAATGTTAATCAAAACCAAGAAGCTATGGAAAG
The archaeon BMS3Bbin15 genome window above contains:
- the yhbU gene encoding putative protease YhbU precursor, which translates into the protein MDETNELLAPAGSFDSLMAAIAAGADAVYLGGKEFGARKFAYNFTDAELLEALAMAHEHSVKVYVALNTLITPERFQDVLKFLGFLERIGVDGVIMQDMGVAYMAKKLFPKLKLHASVQMTIHNSFSLEWARKSGFSRVVVAREIEYENLKQMVQKFKGIEVFIHGALCYSYSGQCLISGLLNERAANLGMCAQVCRKAFQLERDNIALETPGPYLLSMRDLNTSPQIRRVLELGVKSLKIEGRMKNPDYVYAVVSVYRELIDNYRKGKKSEISGKSIAVMELAYNRTFTKGYMMGDTSGRIISLKRPNRLGLRIGRVLESRAGKTTFESRSMVGPGDIIEFIEPDTLKTLETLLVKGIQKKKNIFQVKTEQSLPYGTMVNKIRDIKAKQKLKKALETRRIRRKSLDVEFHVKIKEGEPIVLEVISRGKKLSIKSKNPVLKARKNPVQEMEIVRWLEKTGLHFINVKRVNVELKGRPFLLPGEFKALRRRLLECLVLQKKQCKQEEGKTIEYEDYPGEEIIPENNPRVGIIVENAEKVRELSGKGWDILYYDCLYGLSEKVISRKLQEILEVNELCRRENKEFVLKLPRITHDSFFGYFGKLLAELKERGIDKYQISNPGQALFIKRAFKDAHIFADTSFNVTNHFTVLYLESFVERISLSLELEREQIKELVKIRFALGKDSLKPFSKGSGVLEVLIWGYPEAMITRNCILNTSLEGTRGGSCSKPCIEGEYSIIDKKGRNYRVIPDKDCRNHILNFEERDWISHTKELLSSGISLLTLDGRYAGIEYVRNQLKRLENALENL
- the cobB_1 gene encoding cobyrinic acid A,C-diamide synthase, producing MDIPRILISGTSSRAGKTVISIGIMRALRNRGYKVQPFKIGPDFIDPSYHHFATGRTGRNIDGFMMSPEDMVEVLVRGSRGADISVIEGTMGLYDSHNALDPEGSTADAARILKTPVVLVANIERISRTAAAFVLGYKLFDKNLNLAGAILNRAGNPRHAYKAKTAIEQLAGMKVLGVVYRNSSLTIPERHLGLVPAYEREKLEELFDSLADIMEKSIDIEKLIDIAQNAREIEEYRENPLFIQKKKLNLRVGVARDSAFNFYYQDNIDALSSAGAEIVNFDTINDRRLPELDALYIGGGFPEVQASHLERNSSMKEEIYEFCSSGKPCYAECGGLMYLGESINTKEGDEYEMTGVLPLKTEMKKKFQALGYVRSRVEESNPIADRGDILLGHEFHHSKVVPTGKLKFAYKVLRGKGVGDSKDGIILRNTLASYLHLHILSYPKMAENFLSTAESVKHEG